Part of the Chitinophaga parva genome is shown below.
GCTGCACGGCTGGGGGAAGTGCTAGGGTGTCGGCGGCATGTTTGGCAAGCAACTGTTGTAGCGCAGCAATTTTTTGGGTAAGCTGTTGCTCTTTGGAGGGTTGGTAGCCGGTGGCCAGCACAGGACCACCGGCGCTACTTGTAGCCCCCCTGCCTTTGGCCGGATCGGTGATGGGTCCCGGAGAAAAGGGCGATTCCACGACGCCGTCTGACTCCACGGAAGGAATGAAAACGGTATCACTGCGGCCCTGGTGATGAAGAATAGAGTCTTGATGCTCCTTTTCTTCTTTGCGGTACAGGCTAAGTTTATCCATACCGCCATCACTGGCCAGCTGGGGAGCAGGCAGCTCGTCATTAAGGCCATGGGTGGTATCTGTTTTGGCCGCAAGCGGGTTGGCCCTGCCGCCGCCCAAGGAATAAAACAACAGGGCTAAAAAGGGTATCACAATCAGCGGTGCTACCACTAAAAATTTCTTTTTTCGTTCTTCCACACTTTCCATACACTTCATTTTTATGGGTAAATAATTAATGCATCCCTTGCTCGATGTAGGCGATGCTGTCTAAGAGACCAGGGTGTTTATCCAGGTATCGTTGGAGGCGGAGCCTGCCTGCTGGCGTGGTGCGAAGACTGTCGACCAGGTGATGGAACCGGCCAAATACCGCGCTGTCACGCTTTCCTGTGGGAATGAGCCTGGGCAGATACAAGGGCGCGGGTGCGATGGTCTCTGCGGGCCGCTGTTGCCTGGTGCTGGCAGGCTTTGGCCGCAGGGCGTTCACAAAGACGGCTGTGCTCATGCCGCCGCCGATCAGGCAGATGGCCGCCAGGAAGAGCAGCTTATTATGCCGGTCCCAGTGGGCGGTTTTGGCGCCCATGTAGCCAGCCCACCGCTGTTGTAGCCGGTGGCCGGTCTGGTGTAGCAGTTGCTGGGCGGCAGAAGGCTCCTGAAGCGCGTTTTTAGAGGATTTCGTTTTCATGGCAAACGTTTTTTAACACTGAGGTCCTTGTTTTCAAGTGTCTGCCAGCGCTCGATGAGAAAGCCATGGGGATTGTTGTCGGTCCTTTCCCGTAGGTCCCGGACGTAGCCTTCGGTGACTAAGCTGCGCGTAATAATGGCGCTGGGACGGGTGATCTTTTGGATGCCGTAGTATTTAAAATAAATGGGATCGCTGGCTAGGTCCAGTACAATACTGTCGCAGCTTACCTGCTGGCTTACGTTGCCGGCGATCAGACTGTTGTAATAGCCTTTTTCCTGCAGCTGCTCATATTGGTTTTGGGCTGAGCGATCTGCCAGGTAGAGTGCTTTTGCCATTTGGGACTCGATGGCCTTTTCATCGGGGGAAAGGTTAAAGAAGTCCTCATGGAAGGTTTTGATGTGATCGCGTACTTCAACGGCGATATTGTCTTTGCGTTGGCCTTCCAGCCCGATAAACGCTTTGCCGCCGGCGATAACAATGACGCGCTTGTTGTCACGGTCATGTTGTAGTTGGCTGGAGTAAACCATATAACATCCGAGCGCTGCGGTGGCTAGGAGGAACACAATAGAAAACAGTCGGATGTGCTTAAAGGCGGTGTCGATATTGTTAAGATGCTTTATCATACTTCACTTTTTCTTGGCGTCACAGTAAATGCTATCTGAAAGGTGGGGGAAGTGGGTGTTGTCAACCAGAGAGTTTATCCTTGAAATAGTCAGATGCGGTACCGGCACCTGCGGCTCCGGTGGTCATGCGGGTGTTCATATCACCAAACATATCGGCTGCCATGCCGGCGGCGCCGCCGGCAACTCCGGTGGCCATGCCCACGCCCATGCCTACTGCACCGCGAGACATGCCGCCGATCTTGGAGGTTAGCGTGGATCCGCCACCAGCGTTGATGATCATAGAGCTGATGTTGGGGATGGTGAAATAGGATACGATGCCGATGATCATGAACACGATGTAACCCACGTCAGCGGTGGTAAAGAAGCTGTCTCCGTATTGGGCGATTTGGGCCATATCGAGCTTGATCATCCCTTCTTGAATTTTTCCGAGTAAGGCTCCCAGGATATTTGCGATAGGTAACCACATATAGAAGTTGACGTACCGCGCCAGGTAGAC
Proteins encoded:
- the traK gene encoding conjugative transposon protein TraK — its product is MIKHLNNIDTAFKHIRLFSIVFLLATAALGCYMVYSSQLQHDRDNKRVIVIAGGKAFIGLEGQRKDNIAVEVRDHIKTFHEDFFNLSPDEKAIESQMAKALYLADRSAQNQYEQLQEKGYYNSLIAGNVSQQVSCDSIVLDLASDPIYFKYYGIQKITRPSAIITRSLVTEGYVRDLRERTDNNPHGFLIERWQTLENKDLSVKKRLP